The DNA window GCGTTGTGAGCATAACGAGGAGTCCACACCCAAGATCATGTATCTGCTTAAGCTTATACTTTGGGGACAATCGAAGCTTGAAAATCGCTCGATTAGTTATCCCAAAATTAAGGATATGGAAACGGCACAGCTGGAGCATAAGCAGTAAACagcagtaaaaataatattttcggtatgctatatatatatatttatattttataatcgTATGCATTAAGAGCTTATGTTGCAATCTGTAAACTGAATTAAAACTTATTCCCAACAGACGATAATTACGTTCATGTTCAGCCGTTCAAATTGAACTTATGTTAAACGAAATGACACATGTaatagcataatttatttatttaataattgtatgaATTGATTATGTCGCAATTTGAAACGTGAACCAAAACTTATTTACGATAAGCACTTAATTTTAAGCTGATCCCCTCTCACCAGCCAAAAAACAAATCCATGGCCTTGTTCACCAGACCCGTGCTCTTCTGAGGCACATTGCTGGCGGGCGCGACATGCGCCCCCTGTTGCGCCATATTATACGATTTCTGAGACATGCCACGCACCTTGGACATCGATATAGACTCGGGTACCTCTTGGTTTTGCTTGACATTCTCCTTATCCAGAATGGCTTCATCGGTGCAGCGTGTGACGCCTACCATGACATTACCCGCAATAATCTTGAGGTTGTAGTTCAAAGCCTTGTCACTCTCGATGCGCGAGGCAAAGCGCACATGCATCCAGTTGCCATTCTGTGGAGCATGTAACACATCCACAATGCTGCCACACATTGTGAAATGCTGCAAGATCATGGAACTGGCGCCGGGAGCAAAGCCAAAGACGGTGACCCAGAAGTCGCTGCCACGCGCAGCTGGTGGAACTGGTGACCTGGGCGAGCAGAGTCCACGCATGGAAGCATTGGGTGCAAACGAGGCATTGGGTGCGAACGAGGCATGGGGCCCAAAGGAGTCATTGACAGGCTGTACGCTTTGATTGAGACTATAATTGGAATtgttcagctgcagcaaattgagAGGCGTTTGGCGTTGTGGCGTTACACAGTGTTGCTCATTACGCAGAGATTCAAATAATCCTTGCGTGGGAGGTCCTGCTTGATGGCTTGTATTGGCTGCACCACtgccgccgttgccgccgccgccacccgTTGCAAAGAGTGTGCGTGTGCCCAACGCTGAGCGATTCATCtggctttgctgttgctgctgcgcatctCTATAGCTTGCCTCTTGAGGCGTATTagtgtggttgttgttgggtgAGGTAGCTGCATTGCGATATAGGTATTACTATTGTTtgagcaatttattattatgtactTACCAAAGCTAACATTATAGCGCCCCGGCTTGGGCGACAGCGTATTATTATGTGATGTCATTGCCTGAGGATCGCCCATGAGAAAAGGCGGCAAATATTGGCTTTGATTGTTGCCAGGACTGCTTACAGGACTGCCTAAAGTCATGGGCTCCATTGTGACGCAGATTATTTAGAACTTAAGAATTGTACAATAGTCTGCAAT is part of the Drosophila busckii strain San Diego stock center, stock number 13000-0081.31 chromosome X, ASM1175060v1, whole genome shotgun sequence genome and encodes:
- the LOC108605520 gene encoding nucleoporin Nup35, encoding MEPMTLGSPVSSPGNNQSQYLPPFLMGDPQAMTSHNNTLSPKPGRYNVSFATSPNNNHTNTPQEASYRDAQQQQQSQMNRSALGTRTLFATGGGGGNGGSGAANTSHQAGPPTQGLFESLRNEQHCVTPQRQTPLNLLQLNNSNYSLNQSVQPVNDSFGPHASFAPNASFAPNASMRGLCSPRSPVPPAARGSDFWVTVFGFAPGASSMILQHFTMCGSIVDVLHAPQNGNWMHVRFASRIESDKALNYNLKIIAGNVMVGVTRCTDEAILDKENVKQNQEVPESISMSKVRGMSQKSYNMAQQGAHVAPASNVPQKSTGLVNKAMDLFFGW